From the genome of Denticeps clupeoides chromosome 4, fDenClu1.1, whole genome shotgun sequence, one region includes:
- the ucp1 gene encoding mitochondrial brown fat uncoupling protein 1, with translation MVGLKPSEVPPPLGVKVLSAGTAACIADLVTFPLDTAKVRLQIQGEKTIADAAKNIRYKGVFGTISTMVRTEGPRSLYNGLVAGLQRQMAFASIRIGLYDNVKSFYTGGKDNANVGIRILAGCTTGAMAVSCAQPTDVVKVRFQAQQNLKGVARRYNGTMQAYQQIFRHEGLRGLWKGTLPNITRNALVNCTELVSYDLIKEAILNHKLMSDNLPCHFVSAFGAGFITTVIASPVDVVKTRYMNSPPGQYTSAINCAWTMMTKEGPTAFYKGFMPSFLRLGSWNVVMFVSFEQLKRLMMVSKKKVEATA, from the exons ATGGTGGGACTCAAGCCATCAGAGGTGCCCCCTCCACTTGGGGTGAAGGTTCTCAGTGCTGGCACTGCCGCCTGCATTGCTGACCTGGTCACCTTCCCACTGGACACAGCCAAAGTCCGGCTACAg ATCCAGGGGGAGAAGACAATTGCAGACGCAGCGAAGAACATTCGCTACAAGGGAGTCTTCGGGACCATCAGCACCATGGTGAGGACGGAAGGGCCGCGGTCACTCTACAACGGACTGGTGGCAGGTCTCCAGAGGCAAATGGCCTTCGCCTCTATCCGCATAGGTTTATACGACAACGTCAAGAGCTTCTACACTGGGGGCAAAGACA ATGCGAACGTGGGCATTCGTATCTTGGCGGGCTGCACAACGGGAGCCATGGCAGTGTCCTGTGCCCAGCCTACAGACGTGGTGAAGGTGCGCTTCCAGGCACAGCAGAACCTGAAGGGCGTTGCGCGCCGCTACAATGGCACAATGCAGGCCTACCAACAGATCTTCAGACACGAGGGCCTTCGGGGGCTGTGGAAAG GCACGCTACCCAACATCACCAGGAACGCGTTAGTCAACTGCACAGAGCTGGTGTCCTACGACCTCATCAAGGAAGCTATTCTGAATCACAAGCTAATGTCAG ATAACCTGCCGTGCCACTTTGTGTCTGCATTCGGTGCTGGCTTCATCACCACGGTGATCGCCTCACCAGTAGACGTGGTGAAGACGCGGTACATGAACTCCCCTCCTGGCCAGTACACTAGCGCTATTAACTGTGCATGGACCATGATGACCAAGGAAGGACCTACAGCTTTCTACAAAgg ATTTATGCCATCTTTCCTGAGACTGGGCTCCTGGAACGTGGTCATGTTTGTGTCATTCGAGCAGCTGAAACGACTCATGATGGTCTCCAAGAAGAAGGTGGAAGCCACCGCATAG